CATCGCCAATATAACCCGCCTGACCGCGCACCGTCTGATCGCCGCCAGAACAAAAAGCATATTTGCCATCGCTGTGGGGACCCGCACCCGTGAGCAATACTACCCCAATGCGGGCATCCTCGCGAGCATCACAGAAAGCGTCGTAAAGCTCAAAAACTGTCTTCGGACGGAAGGCATTACGCTTATGGGGTCGATTGATCGTAATTTTGGCGATTCCCCCCCATTTATGGTAAAGAATGTCCTCGTAGGTTTTGACGGATTGCCATTCAACGCTCATGGTCTCGGTTATAGGCACAGCTTTTTTACCTTACCTCATTTTGTCCCCCACTTTGCAGCGGGGAGCGCAAGAAGAGGGGAATGGATAGTTGACCGACAAGGTTTAAAGCTGATTCTCTTATAGCGTTTTTCAGTCTGCTGAGGTACAAAAGTTATGGGTTTTAGGCAAAAGGCAAAAGGCAAGAGGCAAAAGGGAAGAAAAATAGGTGTACCTCACTAGCTTAGGAAACGCTATATTGATATTTTCTGAGTATTGATTGAAAATATATTGATACTATTGGCTAACTTTAAAGAGCTAAAAATATGAGTACAAGTAATAAAACTAAGCCAGAATCATTAGAGTTTTATTTGGGATTAAAATATCCAATAACAATTTATCCTGATGATGAGGGGGGATATGTATCAGAAATTAAGGATATTACGCGATGTTTCACTCAGGGAGAAACCATAGAGGAAACCTTAATCAGTAAACAGTAAACAGTAAACAGTAATCAGTGAACTGAAAACTTACGTCTGATAACTGATAACTGATCACTGAAAACTTACATCTGATAACTGATAACTGATAACTGATAACTGAATTAAAGCCATTCGATTTCTTTAGCTTTTTCGGGTAATTTAGCCGTGGTTTGTCCTTGGCTGCGGGACTGAAACCCAATTAAATCGAGGGGAGTAGCCAATAAATCTACTATATCAGCTTTACCAAACAATAACTTGAGAGTATTTTTTGGTAGCTCTTTTAATAACCAACGACCGAGAGTAAAAAATAACTCTTGATTGGTTAAAGGTCGCATCAATTCCACACCATACAATTCATGAAGATAGCGATTTGATCGCCCATAACGTTTTAATTGACTTCTTAAGTCTTCTAAGGTGGAACGATGACGATGGTAAATAATTGCCTCCGGTGCGTAGGTTAATTGCCAGTCGGTTTGTTGTTGAATCCGCCAACAGATATCGGCATCACCACCGGTAGTTAAATAAGGACGAAATAAACCAACTTTTTCAAAAGCTTCTCGACGAATAGCGAGGTTAGCAGTTTGACCGTAGGGACAAAAAGAATGTTCTAAAAGAAATTTTGGTGACATAAAGTGACGACGTTCCGCATACTTTTCCAACCAAGTGGAACCAGTTAAGGCGGCAATTTCACCCGCTACCAGACCGATCCTAGTATATTTAAAGGGTTGAACCAGTTCTGTCAACCATTGCGCTGCGGGACGACAATCGGCATCGGTGAAGGCCAGAAAAGGATAACGAGCGCTTTTGATCCCTTTGTTACGAGCAGCGTAGGAGCTTTGTATATGATTTTCGCTTAAAATGATCAGGTTCAGTCCCCTGTGTTCTTCTGCTGCCTTTCCTAATAATTCTCCCGTGCGATCGCCACTATTATTATCAACTAAAATATATTCAACTAATTGACGGGGATAGGTCTGTTTGGCTAAACAATCAATGAGAGAGGGTATATCTTTTTCTCCGTTATAAATTGGCACGATCACGGATACTTCGGGAAGGAACTGTAGGGTATTTGACATCGTTGGAGTCCAATAAACGGGCGAAGGTTGAACTATTCGCTACAATACTACTATAATCAAGAGCAACAAAAAGCAAGTCTATTGTCACTTATTTTAGACCAACGATGAAAAGTTTCTTCCGAAAATTATTTTTCTATGTGGGTATTCTTTGGCTCTCACCCTTAATCATTGCTTTTCAGGTAGCTAATAATCGAGAACTTATCTTAGGTGATGTGCGGCGTTGGGTAGAGTTATTAGGCTGGGAAAAAAGATCAGATTGGTTACAATTATTAGCTCTGTGTCTGGAGGCAAAAGAATTTAGAAATTTATATTATTGTCGTCTTTTTCAAGGTGGTTCATTTAGCCGTTTTTTAATGTATATTCTTAGGTTTTTCTATCGAGAAAGTTCCTACTTATTTCTAGATTCTTCCTGTTCGATTGGCAAAGGATTATTTATTCAACACGGTTTTAGTACGATTGTTATGGCGGATTTGGGCGATAACTGTTGGATTAATCAACAGGTAACAATTGGCTATAAAGATAAAAGCGGCCGCCCCAAAATTGGCAACAATGTCAGGATTACCGCTGGTGCTAAAGTCTTAGGAAATATTACCATCGGCGATAATGTCACCGTGGGCGCAAATTCAGTGGTAGTCAAGGATGTTCCACCTAATTGTGTGGTGGTGGGTATTCCCGCTCGTATTATTAAACGGGACGGCGTTAAAGTAGATGAAAAATTATAAACGCTGACTTAAAATATATTCGGCAATTGCCAGATCTCCGGGGGTAGTAATTTTTAAGTTAGTTTCTTCACCGACGACAATTTTGACGGGAAAACCACATTTTTCTAATAAGGCAGCATCGTCGGT
This portion of the Microcystis aeruginosa NIES-2549 genome encodes:
- a CDS encoding type II toxin-antitoxin system HicB family antitoxin, with translation MSTSNKTKPESLEFYLGLKYPITIYPDDEGGYVSEIKDITRCFTQGETIEETLISKQ
- a CDS encoding glycosyltransferase; protein product: MSNTLQFLPEVSVIVPIYNGEKDIPSLIDCLAKQTYPRQLVEYILVDNNSGDRTGELLGKAAEEHRGLNLIILSENHIQSSYAARNKGIKSARYPFLAFTDADCRPAAQWLTELVQPFKYTRIGLVAGEIAALTGSTWLEKYAERRHFMSPKFLLEHSFCPYGQTANLAIRREAFEKVGLFRPYLTTGGDADICWRIQQQTDWQLTYAPEAIIYHRHRSTLEDLRSQLKRYGRSNRYLHELYGVELMRPLTNQELFFTLGRWLLKELPKNTLKLLFGKADIVDLLATPLDLIGFQSRSQGQTTAKLPEKAKEIEWL
- a CDS encoding serine O-acetyltransferase, translating into MKSFFRKLFFYVGILWLSPLIIAFQVANNRELILGDVRRWVELLGWEKRSDWLQLLALCLEAKEFRNLYYCRLFQGGSFSRFLMYILRFFYRESSYLFLDSSCSIGKGLFIQHGFSTIVMADLGDNCWINQQVTIGYKDKSGRPKIGNNVRITAGAKVLGNITIGDNVTVGANSVVVKDVPPNCVVVGIPARIIKRDGVKVDEKL